A stretch of DNA from Dioscorea cayenensis subsp. rotundata cultivar TDr96_F1 chromosome 4, TDr96_F1_v2_PseudoChromosome.rev07_lg8_w22 25.fasta, whole genome shotgun sequence:
CCCTGTCTTTTCGCAGATCAAATGCACCCTATAATCCACTAGGAATGGGAAAATATGGTACAACAAAAGACCTAACAACTAGCGAGTTGAGGAAAAGTATGCTCCTTAGGTAACAAttgatggatctaatgggtataaaccctagttcaaaccctggatcttcttgtttggagattgcttaggaacaaagaaagtggcggaagcgtacctgcacttgaatccattgattacgACGAAGGTGATTGGGTAttgtggttcttctcactgatcacacgcaaagaggggagatgggaaccctaattcagaaaacTTAATTCTGAATCTCAATATTGCATGCTCAGtcagggaccacaccctatttataagaaatctatatggggctaattacaaatctggccatcatagatttgacaattttgcccccaggaattctacacaacatatgattaatatgtatatccacacatttaaaattagataattaggaccaaattcaaacttgaatcagatcacaatttgggtccattcaaaacttgaatataataaaatatacataattataaacattagttgtgtacgtctacacaacttatgcacataagtccttatatccctacatattgtgtggtccacaacccaacaacAATTGCCatgataatgttttttttataagaggaACAGACAGTCTAAAGGTCCTATTAAACTGTCAGGGGCGTGCACAAATCTCGATGGAGCAAATGGGGCATGACCCACGCACACATAGGCGctgggaccacccgcacacaaccaccgctcacatctcTTAAAAAtatgccctcagccgagaattgAACTCTCACTACTCAGTGAAGAACTCCATCGGTGACCCGTATATCAATAGACTATTTGGTCATTGGCTTGCCATGATAATGTTGTATAAGCAAGGAGATCTAGAAAAGAAGAACGTTATGAGCGCTAGCTTAGATTATTGTTAGGGTAGGTTAGGTTCATTAGGAGCCACAAAGGATAGATGATGGAAGTCAAGGCTCTTCAGGGTAGTTATTGTAAAATCCTccattctgaattttttttttttttatttaaattttttgagttCATGGAAGGCTCTTCTGGATTGTTGTTGTGAAATCCTcctttctgaattttttttttaatattttttgagttCATGAGAGTtacaaatatctaaaataaaaatatataatcaattttaattataaacaataattacaGGAGAGCATAAAAGTAAGAAATTATGGTTGGTTTGTTAAtggatgtggtttatccactttttcaaaaaaaaaaaaaattatggttgGCTCTCTAGATTTTCCAAGTGTTCTTCTGGGACAGAAATGTTCCTGTATCACGACGTGACTAgcaaattaatatattagtgCCTAAAGAATTATGAAAGAGTGATAGTATTGATTGTCAAGCGTGTGACGTATATCCACGACCACGCTGGATAAACAGTAATAAAAGTTCCAATCCACTCCACGCCTATAAATTAATAGAGACAGGCTCTAAGAGCTCCCACAACGCTTCACGTCCAAGCtccaatttttaatataaccatgGAAGCCATCTCATGGGTGCCTTTGGTCCTCGCGCTCTTTAGCATCCTCATAATAAGATCAATAGCTATTGGGAGACGTCTTCACAAGGGCCGGACGCTCCCACCAGGCCCAAGGCCACTCCCCATCATCGGAAACCTTCACCAAGTTTTTGATGGCATGCCGCACCGCTGCCTCGCCCGTCTCGCAGAGAAGTACGGGCCCATCATGACACTCCGGCTCGGCCAAACAACCACCGTAGTCATCTCGTCACCTGACATGGCACGCGAGGTTCTCCAAAAGCACGACCAAGCCTTCTCCTACCGCGCTATCCCTGACGCTATCCGCGCACTAAGGCATAGTGATTTGTCCGTGGCGTGGCTACCACCGAATCCGGAGTGGAGGAACCTGCGCATGATTTACAACACTGAACTTTTCTCAACAAAGAGACTTGAATCCACTAAAGTGGTTCGAGCACAGCAGGTTCGTGAGTTGATTTCTTATGTTTCGGAGTGTTGCCTTTCTAGGAAGACCTTGAACATTGGCGAAATCGTGTCAGTCACAATCCTGAATGTGCTATCGAGAACTATGTTCTCTGTTGACTTATCGGACCTCCGATCGGAGTCATCGCTGGAAGTTGTACAATTGGTGCAGACCATCATGAAGGGGACCTCGGAACCCAACCTCTCCGACTTCTTTCCCTGGCTCAAAGTTTTGGACCCACTTGGCGTACGGCGACGTGTCACTAAGTCTATTAAAAAGTTGCATGATATCTTTGATGAACAAGTAGAGCGGCGGTTGCGAGGAGAAGATGCAACCCCGCATGATGATTTGCTAGATCGACTGCCTCACGGTGAAAAAATGGAATGCATGCATGATAGATTTATCAGAAATGCTTTCTTTACGGTGAGTCAATCCACGGCCTCACTGGGCATAGGCGACATGTGTCGAAGGACTCATGATTTTCTAGCtcacaatttataattttttaaatttttaaatttttattttaaatctttatttattattgatttatccACAAAACTATGTCATTTTGATGCATGGTTgttttctaaaatataaaatttattttatttaattaatttatgataatctCATCTTCACGAAGATCGACCGCGTAATTTTTTTAGCCATcacaattaatgattttttaaaaattattattcattattatttcatCCACATAATTATATaggtaaaatttattattatttttttaaatataaaatttattttattgaattgatttatgataatattaaattacattaattttaattgatcATCCAAGGTGTGATCTATAATcttttgtatttaataaaaataattaaaaatatatataactttactCAAGACCCCATCTTTACTAAGACGGGTCCCTAGATCCATCAAACAAGACATCAAACTTTATCAAGGTGAATCGCACgagtttgattatatatatatatatatattttgtaatttgtttcaTATATGGTTGCAGGAGTTATTTATAGCAGGAACAGAGACGAGCGCGAACACAGTGGAGTGGACGATGGCAGAGTTACTCCGGAACCCGGTGATGATGGCGAAGGTTAAAGAGGAGATAGAGAGAGTGATTGAGCCAGGGAAAGAGGTGGAGGAGTCAGACATTGAGAAGCTTCACTACTTGCAAGCAGTGATGAAGGAGAGCTTCAGATTACACCCGACGGCGGCGTTCTTGTTGCCTCGCAGAGCAGAGAGGACAGTGGACGTTGGGGACCATTACGTTGTGCCGGAGGGGACGCGCGTGGTGGTTAACAACTGGATCATCAGTAGAGACAAGAGAGTGTGGGAAGATCCAGAAGTTTTCTTGCCAGAGAGGTTTCTAAAGAAGGATATTGATATCAGAGGTCGAGAATTTGAGCTCATGCCGTTCGGATCAGGGCGCCGGATCTGTGCCGGGCTTCAACTGGCGGTCAGGATGGTGCCGCTTATTATTGCTTCGCTGTTGCGTGGGTTTGATTGGCAGCTTCCGGATGGCATGGGACCTGAGGATATTGATATGAAAGAAACACAGGGGATCCCCGTCGCCATGGCCGTTCCACTTCGTGCTCTTCCTCTTGCTGCATAATTAAgtattactttttttcttttttttttcagcttaAGCTTATTGGTAATTATGACAATAAGGAGTTAAGAACTCAATCCACTCTCCAGTATTGAAGGGTTGATGGTGATTGCATGCCTTAGACCATCATGTCCCCTTGGTTATTAGGAGATCAGATGTCTAGAAGAAGTTATTGGGTGATGCTAGTTGCTACCGGTATTTCCCATTGGGCTCTGTTATATGGGAAAAGTTGATTActaaataaatgtcattttcaAATATGCCGGTTTAAGAAAATGGAAGtcattcatatttatttatttttatttatttttaaaaggtggataaatcacTTCGAATTAACAGAAAAGGCAGTACAAACATCAACAACCACTAGGTATGGTACGAAACAAGCAAAAGAGAAACAACAAAAGAGATAAAACAACTGGGCCACCACCCCCCCTTCCCCCCCAACACCAAACCACAATCAGAACCTAACCAGAGCCTGGAATGTGTATCTCCTCAGAAGTCCGAGTCTCCCCCAAGTCATTCACACGAGGACCAATAAACTACAGGCTTCTTCTGATAGTGTTGATGTCGTCCACCATTTTCTCTCTCTGTCCCTCTGCGATAGAAGAGCACCAAGATATGATCATACGGTCAATTTTCAAAATGAGACAATGCGGATGGAAAACAttggcattaaaaatacaatcattcctCGCTAGCCATATATTCCAAATAATTGCTTTCGCTATTAATTCCCCAAAAGCCCTTTTCTCCTTATGCGAACTAGTCCTCCATTGACCCCACAGGTCCTCGAGTGAAGCCGGAGATGAAGGTAATTGAAATAGTCTGACGAAGGAATCCCACAGATGTTTGGCATAAGAACACTGTAAGAATAGGTGGTTGCTCGATTCAGAACCCGCGTGACACAGAACGCAGGTAGCCGTAGGTAGCCTGTTACATCTCCTAATTGCCAAGTTCTCTAAAGATAGAATTTAGTTTTTCCATGCAAGCCAGTTGAAGATGTTGACTTTCTTAGGGCACCCCCCACGCCAAAAGAAACGCGACACTGAACATCTGAGCCCACCATCAATTAAGAGATTGTAAAAGGACTTCACCGAGAACAGCCCATTCCCTGTAAGTCTCCACTTCTTTTTATCCCCCACCTGAATATCCGGCCTCCTCACCTTTGCTCGCAGTTGACGGATAATTTCATTGCCATGAAAGGTAACCTCCTCTAATAGGTGAATAAGCTCGTGCACCGTGTCGTTGGGGCATCTACTAGCGTTTAACTCATCCGACCATAAGTTCATAGGTGCGATACCGTTAAACCAGCCATCCTTCCAAAAAAGTCATTCTCAATAAATGTAGTTTTAGAAATATAATATGAGATTTTAACTTAGACAACTTTAATACAAAGTTTCCAaactcatattattattattattatttaacgtGCATGAATTGATCTTTTAACCCGTGCACTTTTATTAGGTAATATAAAATCTGAATAGCAAACCTACACCTACAATCACCCACAATGAGAGATCAGTTTTATCACTGGTTCAATGAGATTTGAATTCGAGGCGTTTTAAATATCCCACACTGGTTTTTCGAACTAATATCTCTGGTCAAACTCAAATCATCAAATTCCATTTGAATATTTCTCTTTaaacttatttattaaattatgtaacttctttaaataattaattatcataaatttaataaaaaatggtttttatatttttttaacagtaAGATAAGATAAACTTTCTAATATAATTCTAACTATTTTAAGAAAATGATAAGATAAGATTTTGactttctaattttattaaaataataccCTTACCAACAACACCCATAGGAGGGTTTTTTTAGGGGGAAAAGTGGCAAATTAGCATGACCATTACAATCTATAATCTACTTCTTATAATAGCTATTAGTTGACTATTAAACATTGAATCTGATTGGTCTCATGCTCGCCTTTTTCCATACATGTCAATTAacgggaagaaaaaaaaaaagtccaaaaCGGATACCTAACCCCAGTAAGTGTGTCAATTCTTTATTTACGCCCCTTTTTTTATGAGCTTAATGGGTGAAAGATAATGGATCACaaactaaattataattattttcatatttttcattaaagaCAAGCTTATAATATTAGAATATGTGTGAATAAGAGAGACAGATGaaataacattaattttattaaaaaatttttaaaaaaaagttcataaatatataaacttgGTTGAAGGTGCTAAGACTAGAAACTTTACTTTCATTAATCtttattttctgatttttgCACCAACACGGCTTATTTAACATTATGAGACTATAAGAGTTTAGTTCCTcgtgattttttttaaccaagACATACGTTTGAATGTCTTCCTTAACTTTAGTTGTTTCGTTTTTCTTCAATTCTTCACTTTTATGTTTACTTAAAATATTGCTTGATCGTAAGTTATAATCATCCTACATTCATGAGTCACAtagtagattatttttttattttttatcaataaaggCTTCGGcattttatgcttgtgaaattCTATGGTCTCTGACTTATGAAACTCCtcaaatcttcaattttttcatgTCTTGAGACTTCATATTTACATTTGTCGTTTGTTCAAAATATTTAAGGCTCGACTCTCCCATATTTTTTTGCCTGACCTTCATATCATCATGTTGAAATCTCCAACATAATTAGGCCACTAACTTCACTGTTTTGACTTATTTTTACAATGGATCTCAAGTTGTAATCATGAACTTAATCTCATTTTAATTAAGGTCTGTTCCACTCCATCCTTGTGAGTTTCAAGGGGTATTAGATCTCACAGTAGAATTCAAAGAATTCTTCACGGGTTTTCATCACCCTTTTGAGTGTCAAGTATTGAGCCTCACAATGGGTTTGaagagaaaatttcaaaaaaatttgtcaCCAATATAAATGTCAAACATTGGACCTCACAGTGAGTTTGAGGAGaaacttcaaaaattttcatcGGCTTATGAGtgtcaagaaaatgagtttgaggagaaattttcaaatatcttcATCACACTCGTTAGTGTCAAGCATTGGACCTCACAGTGGGTATCATCAAATTCCTTTCGCCTTTATGAGTGTCAAGCGTTAGACTTCATAGTGGGTTTTCTCAATTCTATCCACCCCAATTAGTGTCAAGCATTGAATCTCACAGTGaatttgaagagaaaacataaaagATTTTAATTAACCCTGTGAATGCCAATCGTTGGACCTCACAGTGCGTTTCATTATTTCAATTCTATGAGAGACTAGCCCACCTTAAGTGAGATTCAGAACAGAACTCGTCATAAGTCAGGTATTGTTTCGCTTATTCCGGCATTCGCACTCCCTCGAAGTTGAACCTACGACCTAAGCCTTTTGTCTCACTTAAAGTGAGCACCTCTCACCAATTGTTATGTTATTAGAAAAAGGAGGGACATTCTCTGAATACTCAAACTCAGAAGCCTTTTTTTTGTGAGTAACCAAACTTCAGAGGgactattttttcattattagttattattactTTAATTGATGCTAGATGATGCAATTAAAGAACCAAATCAATCACAAACCTAATCAGATATGAACAAAATTCTGATGCACGGATGTTGACAAAACCATGGAAATTTCCAAAACAACTCAGATGGTTAGTCACTTACGGGTTTTCAACTGCGATTTCACTGTTTCACAAGCCAAgtaacaaaatacaattatcATTGACTAATGATTATTGGAAAGTCATCTGCTGTGAAAGAATCAAATGAAGAAGGCGACGACACACAAACAACAAGCGAAGGGAGAAATAACAAGATGACGTGGCGACGAAGTAGCAGAGCACGTGAGAGAAATAAAAGGCTGATAGGATTTTGTATGGATGACAGAGTGCACAAGGGTAGCACGTGATGGTAGGTTTCTGTGATGTTGAGCTGGAAGAGAAGataagaaggggaaaagaaggaCAGAGGAGAAAAGGGAGAAGAACAGAGAGAGATAGGCCTGGTGTTCTGGCGTCGTCGGCGACCATTCACAGGAGGGAGTCTATTCCCAagttttcttaaatattattagtcATATTGCATCTGATCTACAACTTCCTGAACTCTAATTACTCCATCTAGTGTTCTCTTGGCTTGTATTAGAATCTCTTGGTTGTATTTTGAATCTTTTGGCTTGTATTTTGAACTCTTGGCTTGTAATTGGTGTGGAGTTGCTGCTTGTGTTTTCTGATAAATTGCAACTTGATCCCAGCCGTGCCTTATTTTCAGAAAATACCATAACATCATCTACATAATCTAGTCAATGCTTCCCTACTATTCTTTTATGATATCAAACAGAACACGAATATAACAGCTTATagtagacaaaaaaaaattgataagaacaaacaaaatagTTACAACCCAATTTAAAAGAATTGATAAGCCTAGAGAACATTAAATCCTCAAACCctaaaaatcaaaaaccaaatggaTTGAAATGAAGATCATCTACCTCAAGCATTGGTGTATGGTTCCCGATGGAGGCTTTTCGAACCTTGCTGCtaggttaaaaataaaaatgagggtGACACTAGTCTTACACTCAAGATCGGGCCAAGGATACCCCGTTATGGGATCGCAACAATCGCATACTTAGAATAATAAGATTAAATCAGTGGGATTAGGTTGCTATGGGTTTAAGCCCCACTGAGGCTATAAGAATAAATTGGGTTTTGGCCCAACACCCAAAATGAAACTACATCAACAGTGGAAGCCACTTGagggaaaaattttaatttggtcATTGGGATCAAAACTaagtgagagagtgagagaggaTGAATCAGAGGGTAAGgattagagaaagaaaaagggcaagaaaaccaagaagaagaagagaagaaaggggTTAGGGTTGAGCTTGGCAAGAAGATTGGACAACAAATTGGTGCCGGATTTCGCCCACACTTCGAATAGTTAATCCTTGCGGGTTGCTCTCCTAACCTCCCTGGTTAGATCTTCTTTTGAACTCTTCTTGATGTCTCTCATTATTGAGTGATGATGTATGAGTTGTTGAGAGTAAGCTCGTGACTTGTTATGCCTTCTTGTTGTTAACCTCTAGTTGTATCTAGAGAGAAATGTCTTGCAACTCATTGTTGGTGTAGTGATAAGTTTAaaaggctctaaggagtccgaTACTTTTTCCCCTCGATTTGAAGGAGTTTTCCATGCTAAAATCTTGTTGTTAGCTTGTCTTGATGATTTGTAACCCATTCTAACACTCATGACAGTTTTAGTAGTGTGTTAATGTTGTTTGAAGGTTTGAAGAGTCGTGTAAGCCAAAATTAGGGTTCTAATCCGCGCACCGGCCGCACAAAGCCCGCACAAGACTGCTAGGAAGCCATACAGGTGTTGTATGGGCTGCACAGAAGCCACACAAGCTTGTCAGAGAGCTGTGTGGGCATTTTGAGACCGCACATGAACAGtaaatttgctacaatacttcctTGTTAGCAGGAGTTTCTGTGGGCCGTAGAGGATCGGCAGAAGGGTGTGAGGGCAATGCGTGCATCAGCAGATAGACCGCACATGAATAATAACATCTCTACAGTGTC
This window harbors:
- the LOC120259344 gene encoding geraniol 8-hydroxylase-like, coding for MEAISWVPLVLALFSILIIRSIAIGRRLHKGRTLPPGPRPLPIIGNLHQVFDGMPHRCLARLAEKYGPIMTLRLGQTTTVVISSPDMAREVLQKHDQAFSYRAIPDAIRALRHSDLSVAWLPPNPEWRNLRMIYNTELFSTKRLESTKVVRAQQVRELISYVSECCLSRKTLNIGEIVSVTILNVLSRTMFSVDLSDLRSESSLEVVQLVQTIMKGTSEPNLSDFFPWLKVLDPLGVRRRVTKSIKKLHDIFDEQVERRLRGEDATPHDDLLDRLPHGEKMECMHDRFIRNAFFTELFIAGTETSANTVEWTMAELLRNPVMMAKVKEEIERVIEPGKEVEESDIEKLHYLQAVMKESFRLHPTAAFLLPRRAERTVDVGDHYVVPEGTRVVVNNWIISRDKRVWEDPEVFLPERFLKKDIDIRGREFELMPFGSGRRICAGLQLAVRMVPLIIASLLRGFDWQLPDGMGPEDIDMKETQGIPVAMAVPLRALPLAA